The window GGTCTTGAAAAAAGCTGAAAAGCGCCGTTTAGGTAATAGTATATCTCCTGCTTCCCTTGATAAAGCATCCGTCACCTCGGCTCCCGCGGTTCCGCGAATGGCATGGGGAGCCATTTTGCCGCCAAAAATAAAATCGCCCTCAAGGAAAGAATCACTGGCATAAATCACCGGCCAGTCCGCTTGCCGAAAATCAGCAGCCAAGCCATTGATAACCGGAATTATAGCCTCAGCCTCCCGGGCCACCAGATTGTGCTCGGGATTCGCCAGATTATCTTTAACCATGTCAATAACAACCAAAGCAGCCTTATGCATATCCAACCTCCATAACCATTATTGTTTTTCAGCCAGCCTTTTCAGCCTCGGCTTCAGTCGCTCAATCCAAGGGACCCTCATTTAATATCAGTTTAAAAGACAATCGGCAATAATCACTTTTTTTGCTCTCTACCAGGAGTTCATATTGACATCATGATAAATTTGCTTCATTATTATGACCGTCAACCCATGAGGAAAGGAGCGCATCATGAAAACAAAACTTACCATTCTCTGCGAAAATTCTGTGGGAATACCTTTTGGCGGTATTGGTGAACATGGCTTTGCCTGTCATGTCGAAACAGCAGAAGGGACTTATCTTTTTGATACCGGTCAGGGGCTGGGAATAACCCAAAACGCTGCCGTGCTGCAGAAAGACCTGAGCAAAATCGACAACATCATGATCAGTCATGGACATTATGATCATGTCGGTGGCCTGCCGGCGGTCTTGCAGCATCGCGGTCCGGTGGATGTTTTCGGTCACCCGGATATGTTTGTGGATCGCTTCTGGGGCGAAGCCCAGCGCTTTATCGGTATTCCTTATCGACGTTCATACCTCGAATCATTGGGGGCCCACTTCAAACTGGGCCGGAAGATGATTGAAGTCGGCCCATCAGTTTATCTGACCGGAGAAATCCCGCGCCAAACCAGTTTTGAAACCGGTGATCCCCAGATGACCGCCTATACAGCTGCGGGAGAAAAACAACATCCTGATCCTCTCTTAGACGATCTTTCCCTGGTCATTGACTCAGATAAAGGCGTGATCATCGTTCTGGGATGCGCCCACGCCGGCATGGTAAATATCATCCGTTATGTGCTGAAAGAAATGAACCGGGACCGTATTTACGCCATCCTTGGCGGCACTCACTTAGGTTTTTCCAGCGATGAACAATTTAACGAAACCATGAAGGCCCTTGACCAGTACCAGATAGAATTACTGGGCGTTTCCCACTGTACCGGCCTGGGAAAATCGGCCCAGATTTATGCCCGCATGCCTGAGCGATTTTTCTTTGGCTGTGTCGGCGCCACCCTGGAAGGATAAATGTGAGTACTATAACTGCGGAAATCAACCGGATTGCCAATCAACGGCTGCATGGCGGCCGCATCAGCCTGGCTGAAGCCCTCTTTCTTTACCAGGAAGCCGACCTTTTCACCCTGGGAGAAATCGCCAATGATGTAAACCAGGAAATGAATGGCACCACTGTCTTTTATAATATCAATCACCACATTAACCCCACCAACATCTGCGTCAACCAGTGCCGGTTCTGTGCCTACAGCAAGTTGGAAGGGGAAGAAGGGGCTTACGAACAAAGTATCGCTGATATTCTGGCGGAAGTTAAAAATGCTGAAGAACAGGGCATTACTGAGTTTCATATTGTTGGCGGTCTCCACCCGCACCATCCGTTCAGCTTTTATCTGCAGCTGCTGGAGTCCCTCAGGGAAGCGCACCCACAGATCACCCTGAAGGCTTTTACTGCCGTCGAAATTGAATATTTCAGCCGGATCAGCGGCCGGTCAATTTCAGACGTTTTGCTGCAGCTCAAAAATGCCGGGCTGCAGGCCATGCCTGGTGGAGGCGCGGAAATTTTTGTTCCGGGAATCAGAAATCAGATCTGTCCGGAAAAAATCAGTGGTGTTAAATGGCTGGAAATCATCTCAATTGCCCATGAGCTTGCTATCCCCACCAATGCCACCATGCTCTATGGACATATTGAGTCCATCACCGACCGTCTTGACCATATGGAACAGCTCCGTCAGCTGCAGGACCGCAGCGACGGTTTCCAGGTCTTTATTCCCCTGGCCTTCCATGCCACCAATACCAATATCAGAAAAATGGGGGAAACCAGTGGCGTTGACGACTTGAAAACCCTGGCTCTGGCCCGACTTTTCCTCGATAATTTCCAGCACCTGAAAGCCTACTGGGTCATGCTGGGAGAAAAAATCGCCCAGGTGGGTCTTAATTTCGGCGTCAATGACCTGGATGGAACAGTGATCAAGGAAAGAATCACCCACGCTGCCGGGGCTAAAAGTGCTAAAGGTCACAGTGAATCATATATCCGTAACCTAATCACTCGCGCCGACCGGCAACCGCAGGAACGAGATACCTTCTACCAAGACGTTAGGCTGTCTTGAAAAATTAGAATTTTTGTTTGAGTACAAGGCAGGCGAAAATTATAACCACAGGAATATATTTACTATTTTGAGGATTATAATTTGAGCCTAACGCCTTAATCGAGCAAAAAGGCCATTTTTCAAGGTAGCCGTTAATCGTTGAATTTCAATCGACACACAGGAAGATCATGAATGAGCGCATTTCCCGATCGGAGGCCCTGCGGCTTTTCCAGGAAGAAGAACTTCTTTCTCTGGGCCAGCGAGCACATCGCATCCGCCTGACCAAGAGACCTGAGGACCAGGTCACCTTCGTCATTGATCGCAATATCAATTATAGTAATATCTGTATCTGCCAGTGCCGATTCTGCGCCTATTATCGGGAAGAGACCGATCCCGAAGCCTATGTTCTGGACCAGGAAACCTTACATCAGAAAATCGCTGAAACCGTTGATTTAGGGGGCACCCAAATCCTGCTCCAGGGCGGCCTTCACCCTCACCTGACCATTGATTATTATGAAAACCTGCTGGCAGATATAAAAAATAATTTTCCGACTATTCAGATCCACGGCTTTTCCGCCCCGGAAATCTGGCACTTCAGCCAGCAATCCAACCTGGAACTGGAAGAAACCATTTCCCGATTGAAAGCGGCTGGACTTGGCTCCATTCCCGGAGGTGGAGCGGAAATTCTGGATGACCGGGTACGCAGTCACATCAGCCCCAATAAAATCGGCTGGGAACAATGGATGCAGGTAATGGAACTTGCCCACGGGCAGGGACTTCGATCTACCGCCACCATGATGTTCGGCACGGTTGAAACCCCGGGGGAGTTGGTTGATCACCTGCTCAGGGTCCGTGAACTTCAAGACAAAACCGGCGGCTTCACCGCCTTTATTCCCTGGAGTTTTCAACCTGACAATACTGATCTCTACAATGAAGTTCCGATCGCCGCGACCGGAGTTGATTATCTGCGGGTCCTGGCCCTGTCACGTATTGTCCTGGATAATATTGATAATATCCAGGCATCCTGGGTAACTCAGGGTGCCAAGATGGCCCAGGTAGCCCTGTATTTCGGGGCCAATGATTTCGGCAGTACCATGATCGAAGAAAATGTGGTGGCTGCTGCCGGAGTCCATTTCCGCATGTCACTTGAAGAGATGGTCAGCACCATAAAAGAGGCCGGCTTTACGCCGGCCCAGAGAAACACTTTATACGAGATTATCAGGAAATATGATTAAAGACTCAACTTTCTGAGTTACACTTAAAACACCTGTCTGCCAACAGGCAAGGCTGCAAAATTTTCCAGGGATGTTCCGGCATGGCTCTCGCTCATTCTCGCCGGCCGTCCATGGCCGGCTTCCGAGGCGTCCGCCGCGAATCACATCGTGTGATTCGTTCGGCGGCCAATACCGCTATGAGCCAAGCCCGAACATCCTGCTAATATGTCCTTGGCAATGCAACTCAGAAAGTTGAGTAAAGATTAACTCACTGCCTATCTCAGGTTATAGAACAACTCCTTACCAGGGAACCGGGCCTGTTCTCCCAGCTCATCTTCAATACGCATCAGTTGATTATATTTACAGATTCTATCGGTGCGGGAAGCTGAACCGGTTTTAATCTGGCCGGTATTGAGCGCCACGACAAAATCAGCAATGGTAGTATCCTCGGTTTCACCGGAACGATGTGATACCACGGCGGTATAACCGGCTTTTTTAGCCATTTCCACCGTTTCTATGGTTTCGGTCAAAGTCCCGATCTGATTCAGCTTGATGAGAATGGAATTCGCTGATCCTTCTGCAATCCCCCGAGCGAGCCGTTCGGGGTTGGTGACAAAAATATCATCACCAACAATCTGGATCTGTTTACCAAGACGGTCCATCATCAGCTTCCAGCCATCCCAATCATCTTCATCCAAACCATCTTCGATGGAAACAATCGGGTATTTCTCCACCAGATTGGCATAAAAGTCCACCAGCCCGGCGGCATCCAACACCTTGCCTTCAGCATCCAGATGATACTTGCCTTCACGGTAAAAAGTACTGGCAGCCGAATCGATGGCAATCTTGATATCCTTACCCGGTTCGTAGCCCGCCTGGCTGATAGCCTCAACTATCAACTGGAATGGTTCCTCATTGGAGGTCAGGTTCGGGGCAAAACCGCCCTCGTCACCAACAGCGGTATTGTATCCTTTTGCCTTGAGGACCTTCTTCAAATTATGAAAGGTTTCCGCCCCCATCTGCAAGGCCTCGGCAAAACAACCGGCGCCAACCGGCATAATCATGAATTCCTGGATATCAACATTATTATCGGCATGCTGACCGCCATTAAGTATATTCATCTGCGGCACCGGCAGCAGATGGGCATTGACCCCGCCAAGATACTGATAGAGAGGCAAGCTGAGAAAACCGGCCGCGGCCCTGGCTGCTGCCAGAGAAACACCCAGGATCGCGTTAGCTCCGAGTTTCCCCTTATTGGGAGTCCCATCCAATTCAATCATTACCTGGTCCAACTCCCGCTGCCGGGTGGCATCAAAACCGATGACTTCCTCAGCAATGATATCATTGACATTATCAACCGCCTGCAAAACCCCCTTGCCCAAATAACGGTCCTGGTCGCCATCCCGCAGTTCAACCGCTTCATGAATCCCGGTAGAAGCTCCGGAAGGCACCGCCGCACGCCCTACCGCACCGCTTTCCAGCAATACCTCTACTTCAATGGTGGGGTTCCCCCGTGAATCCAATATTTCCATGGCTGCAACATCAACAATAAACGGCATAACTTGACTCCTTCCCGCCTGGCATCAACCAGAATCATCAGATTGATCAAAATTCAAATAGCTGTAATTGATATAAAGCAAATTTTTCACCAAATAGCAAACCAATCCTGCAACAAAATTAACTGCAAGAGGTAAAATCTTATGATTTACCACCCATCCAGTCATGAAAACGGTACGAGTGGTAAGCTTGGGGATCATTTTTACGAACGTCATCGTCATCTAAAGAGATGCTGACATTTTCCAGATAAGAGACCATCAGCTGGTAGGCATGGGTAATTTCTGCCAGAGTTGAGGGTTCATCCCCGTCACCGGCAGGAGAGGTTGCATCAGGATGGAAACGCTTGGCTAGAAAGATATATCGCTCACGCAGAGCTTTTAATGAAACACTATCACCAAGGCCAAGCACTTCCCTGGCCCGGAGGATCTCAGCTAAGTTTGACATAGTCTGAATTCAACGTCGAAGACCGGCTACAAGACGAAGAGGATGGAGAAATAATTCCAACGCTGCCCCGGTTGACGGAACAATAAGGTCGGCATGGGTCATGGTCAGGGGATGAGCACCTTCCGCACCAAGAACACAGATGCCCAGGGCTGCACTTTGCAGCATCAAATGATCATTGTAACCGTTTCCCACCGCTGCCAGCGAAGAACTATTCCGGGAATCGATAAATTTTTTCTTCTCCAGAAAACCAGTCCGCCCCTTGAGTTGGCAGATCTCCAGCGGCAATCCGGCAAACATTATCGCCGCCGTGCCAAAGGTGTCGGCAGTCAGGACATAAACCTGCAGATTCCCGGCCAGGAGTATAAGAAGCTCGCGATCCCTTGCAGCCAGCTCGCCATCCACCGTCAGGGTGCCGTTCATATCAAGGACAATCCCCTCCAGGAGAATATCACTGCGACCGGGGATTTCAAGCTTTAGCATTTCCCACCTCACAGGGGGTAGTAATCCGGCGGAAAATATATTCGGAAGCCGCCCTTTTCATGGCTTCAGGCCCCATGAGTGAACAATGTTTCTTCACTTCCGGCAATCCTCCCAGAGCATCCACGACGGCCTGCGCATCAACTTCCAGGGCATCGCTAAGTAATTTCCCCTTGACCAGTCCAGTAAAGATGCTGGTGGTGGCAATTGCGTATGGACAGCCAAAAACCCGGGCGGCAATGTCAACAATCATTTCATCTTCCAACAATAATTGCAGCTCGATATAATCACCACAGCCATCAGGATCGCCACCTCGACCAACCACCGTGGGCTTTTCCATCTGTCCCATATTCCTGGGGTTAGTAAAATGATCGCGAATTTTAGGATTTATGATTGCCATTTTTATCCCCGGCCAATATAAATATGATCATGCTAAAAAAAAGGTTACACCCTCATGGACGGATTCCCTGACTGTTCCCTCATTTTTTAACAAATCAAGAAACTTGACGACTTCCGCCGGAACCATCGCGCAGGAAGATGCCAGATCCTGAACTGTGCAGGGCCGGCGTTTAAGCGTATTAACAATCCGTTGCCGGCTATCCTGTTGACTGTAATTCAATTGGTTGCTGCTGAATGAAGCAATGATCTCCGCCCGCTCCCCCCAGCGTTTCTGCACCTGCTGCAAAAATTCCAGGGATACCGATTGCGCCTCCTGATAGGCACCAGGTCGGACAACTGTATTGAGCTGGATTTTATCCGGTCGCAGATCCTGAAAGGCTTTTGTCAGCTCCTCTACCTCAGCATCAGAATCATTAATCCCCCGACAAAAAAGAATTTCCAGCCATATCTTGCCCTTAAATTCCTCTCTAAGAGCTGATAAACCGGAAATTATTGCCTTGATATGCACCTGGTCAACGGGACGATTCAAATGTTTAAAAACCCCGGGGGTTGCAGCATCAAGGGAGGGCAGGATCACATCTACCGGCTGAACAGCTCGGCGGACTGCGGGATCATCCATAAGTGAACTGTTGGTCAACAACGCCAATGGCCTGCTGGTAATATCTTTTATCCCCAAGACAATATCAGCCAGATTATTATGCAGGGTCGGTTCACCCGAACCGGACAGGGTCACATAATCACAGGAAGAATCGCCAGCCTCCTGAAAATAATGCCGCAACTCATCCAGCACGGCCATGGTGGGGACATATTCCCGTCGCTCACGGGTATGAGTAGTTGTTCGTCCCAATTCGCAGTAGAGACAATCAAAGGAACAAACCTTGTAAGGAACCAGATCAACACCCAAAGACAGCCCCAGTCGGCGCGATGGTACAGGACCAAAAAGATACTTCATAAACAGACCGTATTTTATAAAAAAGACTCTTTGAAAATGTAATTAATCTTCTGAAAGATAAGATTCCACCATAGCCTGCTGTTTATGCCCCTTAATGACAAATTTCAGCTTGCGGATTCCCTCGACTCTCTTCACCGCCTGCTTTATATCATCACCCAATTTGAAAATCAATGGGCAGACCGGTGATGATGGTTCAAGGGTAATGGTGACCTCCCCATCATCATTTACCGTCAATTGGCGCAGTAAGGGAAGGTCACT of the Pseudomonadota bacterium genome contains:
- a CDS encoding MBL fold metallo-hydrolase; this translates as MKTKLTILCENSVGIPFGGIGEHGFACHVETAEGTYLFDTGQGLGITQNAAVLQKDLSKIDNIMISHGHYDHVGGLPAVLQHRGPVDVFGHPDMFVDRFWGEAQRFIGIPYRRSYLESLGAHFKLGRKMIEVGPSVYLTGEIPRQTSFETGDPQMTAYTAAGEKQHPDPLLDDLSLVIDSDKGVIIVLGCAHAGMVNIIRYVLKEMNRDRIYAILGGTHLGFSSDEQFNETMKALDQYQIELLGVSHCTGLGKSAQIYARMPERFFFGCVGATLEG
- the mqnC gene encoding cyclic dehypoxanthinyl futalosine synthase, with amino-acid sequence MNERISRSEALRLFQEEELLSLGQRAHRIRLTKRPEDQVTFVIDRNINYSNICICQCRFCAYYREETDPEAYVLDQETLHQKIAETVDLGGTQILLQGGLHPHLTIDYYENLLADIKNNFPTIQIHGFSAPEIWHFSQQSNLELEETISRLKAAGLGSIPGGGAEILDDRVRSHISPNKIGWEQWMQVMELAHGQGLRSTATMMFGTVETPGELVDHLLRVRELQDKTGGFTAFIPWSFQPDNTDLYNEVPIAATGVDYLRVLALSRIVLDNIDNIQASWVTQGAKMAQVALYFGANDFGSTMIEENVVAAAGVHFRMSLEEMVSTIKEAGFTPAQRNTLYEIIRKYD
- the eno gene encoding phosphopyruvate hydratase, whose product is MPFIVDVAAMEILDSRGNPTIEVEVLLESGAVGRAAVPSGASTGIHEAVELRDGDQDRYLGKGVLQAVDNVNDIIAEEVIGFDATRQRELDQVMIELDGTPNKGKLGANAILGVSLAAARAAAGFLSLPLYQYLGGVNAHLLPVPQMNILNGGQHADNNVDIQEFMIMPVGAGCFAEALQMGAETFHNLKKVLKAKGYNTAVGDEGGFAPNLTSNEEPFQLIVEAISQAGYEPGKDIKIAIDSAASTFYREGKYHLDAEGKVLDAAGLVDFYANLVEKYPIVSIEDGLDEDDWDGWKLMMDRLGKQIQIVGDDIFVTNPERLARGIAEGSANSILIKLNQIGTLTETIETVEMAKKAGYTAVVSHRSGETEDTTIADFVVALNTGQIKTGSASRTDRICKYNQLMRIEDELGEQARFPGKELFYNLR
- a CDS encoding iron-sulfur cluster assembly scaffold protein, encoding MAIINPKIRDHFTNPRNMGQMEKPTVVGRGGDPDGCGDYIELQLLLEDEMIVDIAARVFGCPYAIATTSIFTGLVKGKLLSDALEVDAQAVVDALGGLPEVKKHCSLMGPEAMKRAASEYIFRRITTPCEVGNAKA
- a CDS encoding J domain-containing protein; its protein translation is MSNLAEILRAREVLGLGDSVSLKALRERYIFLAKRFHPDATSPAGDGDEPSTLAEITHAYQLMVSYLENVSISLDDDDVRKNDPQAYHSYRFHDWMGGKS
- a CDS encoding iron-sulfur cluster assembly protein translates to MSDSSLKEKINQAIAAVRDPSTGMPVSDLPLLRQLTVNDDGEVTITLEPSSPVCPLIFKLGDDIKQAVKRVEGIRKLKFVIKGHKQQAMVESYLSED
- the mqnE gene encoding aminofutalosine synthase MqnE, with amino-acid sequence MSTITAEINRIANQRLHGGRISLAEALFLYQEADLFTLGEIANDVNQEMNGTTVFYNINHHINPTNICVNQCRFCAYSKLEGEEGAYEQSIADILAEVKNAEEQGITEFHIVGGLHPHHPFSFYLQLLESLREAHPQITLKAFTAVEIEYFSRISGRSISDVLLQLKNAGLQAMPGGGAEIFVPGIRNQICPEKISGVKWLEIISIAHELAIPTNATMLYGHIESITDRLDHMEQLRQLQDRSDGFQVFIPLAFHATNTNIRKMGETSGVDDLKTLALARLFLDNFQHLKAYWVMLGEKIAQVGLNFGVNDLDGTVIKERITHAAGAKSAKGHSESYIRNLITRADRQPQERDTFYQDVRLS
- a CDS encoding radical SAM protein, producing the protein MKYLFGPVPSRRLGLSLGVDLVPYKVCSFDCLYCELGRTTTHTRERREYVPTMAVLDELRHYFQEAGDSSCDYVTLSGSGEPTLHNNLADIVLGIKDITSRPLALLTNSSLMDDPAVRRAVQPVDVILPSLDAATPGVFKHLNRPVDQVHIKAIISGLSALREEFKGKIWLEILFCRGINDSDAEVEELTKAFQDLRPDKIQLNTVVRPGAYQEAQSVSLEFLQQVQKRWGERAEIIASFSSNQLNYSQQDSRQRIVNTLKRRPCTVQDLASSCAMVPAEVVKFLDLLKNEGTVRESVHEGVTFFLA
- a CDS encoding isochorismatase family cysteine hydrolase, with amino-acid sequence MHKAALVVIDMVKDNLANPEHNLVAREAEAIIPVINGLAADFRQADWPVIYASDSFLEGDFIFGGKMAPHAIRGTAGAEVTDALSREAGDILLPKRRFSAFFKTDLDQTLRTLKVDTVVVCGITSTFCVLATALDALCHDFKTIIVEDGSCAHKAEVHQALLGFYRQNPLYPLFQISPAAEVFERINRD
- a CDS encoding ATPase P, whose translation is MLKLEIPGRSDILLEGIVLDMNGTLTVDGELAARDRELLILLAGNLQVYVLTADTFGTAAIMFAGLPLEICQLKGRTGFLEKKKFIDSRNSSSLAAVGNGYNDHLMLQSAALGICVLGAEGAHPLTMTHADLIVPSTGAALELFLHPLRLVAGLRR